In Alkalihalobacillus sp. AL-G, the genomic stretch CTAAAATGATAGGAAAAGGAATTAAGCCCCGAGCGATCAGAGCATTGATTCTCGGAATACCGAATGTCGGAAAATCAACACTGATCAATCGTCTTGCCAAAAAGAAAATTGCTAAAACTGGGGACAAGCCTGGGATCACACAGCAACAGCAATGGATCAAAGTTGGTAAAGAGCTCGAGTTACTAGATACACCAGGTATACTATGGCCAAAGTTCGAGGATCAAACAACCGGTTATCGCCTAGCTGTAACCGGTGCGATTAAAGACGAAATCCTCGATTTTGGTGACATAGCTCTCTTTGCGGTTCGGTACCTTAGAGAAGTGTACCCAGAACGCTTATTGGAAAGGTATAAACTTGAAGATGTTACTGCACCCCCGATTGAAGTATTTGATGAAATCGGAAGAAAACGGGGATGCCTGCTTCGCGGTGGTGAAGTGGATTATGATAAAGCTGCTGAAATTGTTTTAAGGGATATCCGTTCTGAAAAACTAGGAGCTCTTACCTTCGAGCGTCCATCAGATTATTTGGATTGATCTTTGTGTAGAAAGAATTATTTTGGCTCTGTTCAAAGACAGGGCCTATTTTTCTATGTGGACCGAATAGGAAGGAGCCATTTACGATGAAGACGAAAACGATACAAGAAATTCGTACTCTTCTACAGGATGAAAACAGTGAACCGGAAGAATCGGTTTTGAAATGTATACAAAATGATTCCCGTAAAGGTGTGCAAAAACTGTGGGAGCAATGGTGCAAGCGCAAAGTACAGGAACAGATGCTCCAGGATCAATACATAAGAATGTCAAAATATGAGGACCATTGCGAGGTAAATGGATTCAGTCGTGTTGCTGGTATTGATGAAGTCGGAAGGGGACCTCTCGCTGGACCGGTCGTTGCCAGTGCAGTAATTTTAGATCGAAACGAACAGATTATAGGTCTGAATGATTCAAAAGCGTTATCAGTATCTAAGCGTGAGTCGCTTTATGAAGAGATTATCGAAAAGGCAGTGTCAATCGGTGTAGGAATGGTTACTGCTGAAGAAATCGATCGTATTAACATTTATGAAGCGAGTAAAAAAGCAATGCTACTAGCAATTGATGATCTCGCACTGCACCCTGATTATTTATTAATTGATGCGATGAAACTCCCTATCGGAATCGAACAAGAAAGCATAATTAAAGGGGATGCTGCGAGTAATTCGATTGCGGCAGCATCGATCGTTGCTAAGGTGACAAGAGATCGGATCATGTCTGATTACAGTCGGAAGTATCCGCACTATTCGTTCGCTGCGAATTCTGGATACGCTACAAGGGATCATCTAGCTGCAATTCAGATTCACGGCACAACCCCGATTCATCGAAAATCATTTGCTCCAGTTTCAGAACAAATCAAACAATCTGAGAAGGTTTGACGATAATAAAAGAAAGGGTAACCAGATAGCGGTATCATTTTATTCGAATGGCTGCCCTATCCAGAATGAAGGCAGGCGGAATACATACAATGAAAACATTGCCAATCCAATCGATCATCCAAAACATAGAGCGGTTCAACCAAAAGGTGATATTGAAATCCGGTCAGATCTTCTCTGGGAAAGTGTTAGCATTATTCCCAGGGAACTTTGCAGAAATCCAGTTAGCTGGGAAGCGGCTGACCGCTCAGCTTGATACCGGATTATCAATGGATAAGCAGTACTTGTTTCAAGTACAGACGAATAAATCCGACGAGCTTCCATTGCTGAAAGTTTTAGGCAGAAATGATGAGGCTTCGATGCTGCGGATTCTTGGCCAAAAAAGTAGTTCCCCTGCAATTAAATCACTGTTACAAACGTTAGCAGAAGAGCAAATACCGATTACGAAGGAGTTGCTCGGAAAAACGGAAAAGTGGATAGATGATTCAAAATCACTAGATCGCAGTATTCAAGCGATTAAGATGATGATCATTAAAAATTATCCGCCGACAGAATCGGTATTTCGTGCACTATACCAAGTACAAGAACAAGAACCGTTAGTGG encodes the following:
- the ylqF gene encoding ribosome biogenesis GTPase YlqF — protein: MQIQWFPGHMAKARREITEKLKMIDVVIELVDARIPLSSRNPMIDQIVEHKPRLVLLNKSDMADPAATKMWENYFADKGLLTLTVNSKTGQGLEKISTNTKELMKDKIAKMIGKGIKPRAIRALILGIPNVGKSTLINRLAKKKIAKTGDKPGITQQQQWIKVGKELELLDTPGILWPKFEDQTTGYRLAVTGAIKDEILDFGDIALFAVRYLREVYPERLLERYKLEDVTAPPIEVFDEIGRKRGCLLRGGEVDYDKAAEIVLRDIRSEKLGALTFERPSDYLD
- a CDS encoding ribonuclease HII; protein product: MKTKTIQEIRTLLQDENSEPEESVLKCIQNDSRKGVQKLWEQWCKRKVQEQMLQDQYIRMSKYEDHCEVNGFSRVAGIDEVGRGPLAGPVVASAVILDRNEQIIGLNDSKALSVSKRESLYEEIIEKAVSIGVGMVTAEEIDRINIYEASKKAMLLAIDDLALHPDYLLIDAMKLPIGIEQESIIKGDAASNSIAAASIVAKVTRDRIMSDYSRKYPHYSFAANSGYATRDHLAAIQIHGTTPIHRKSFAPVSEQIKQSEKV